From the genome of Halobellus litoreus, one region includes:
- a CDS encoding thiolase C-terminal domain-containing protein: protein MERVAIIGASMTQFGQREAWIRELLAEAGTACLDDAGVSPDAVEHLYVSNMASGEFEGQTGVPNALAHDLSAVPAYTARIDQTSSSGGAGVYAAWQSIASGASEMTLLVGGEKMTHRTTAEATDVIASLTHPVEYKHGLTLPSFAGLTARHYLDKYDAPRESLGKVAVKNHKNGVDNPHAQFQKEVDLDTVLESPIVADPLRLYDFCPITDGSAALMFCPESVAREYTDEYAVVSGIGGATDTHVVHERADPTTMGGVVHSSEQAYEMAELGPDDVDVAELHDMFTILEFLQSEDLGFFEKGEGWKAVEEGVTDRDGELPINTSGGLKSKGHPLGASGVAQVYEIYTQVVGDAGPRQVEAETALACNVGGFGNCVTTTILEGRT, encoded by the coding sequence ATGGAGCGCGTAGCGATCATCGGCGCGTCGATGACCCAGTTCGGGCAGCGCGAGGCGTGGATCCGCGAGTTGCTCGCGGAGGCCGGCACCGCCTGCCTCGACGACGCGGGCGTCTCGCCCGACGCGGTCGAACACCTGTACGTCTCGAATATGGCCAGCGGCGAGTTCGAGGGCCAGACCGGCGTCCCGAACGCGCTGGCCCACGACCTCTCGGCGGTCCCCGCCTACACCGCCCGAATCGACCAGACGTCCTCGTCGGGCGGCGCGGGCGTGTACGCGGCCTGGCAGTCGATCGCCTCGGGAGCCTCGGAGATGACGCTCCTCGTCGGCGGCGAGAAGATGACCCACCGGACGACCGCGGAGGCGACCGACGTCATCGCCTCGCTGACGCACCCGGTCGAGTACAAACACGGGCTCACGCTCCCCTCGTTCGCGGGCCTCACCGCTCGCCACTACCTCGACAAATACGACGCCCCGCGCGAGTCGCTCGGGAAGGTCGCGGTCAAGAACCACAAAAACGGTGTCGACAACCCGCACGCACAGTTCCAGAAGGAAGTCGACCTCGACACCGTCCTGGAGTCGCCGATCGTCGCCGACCCCCTCAGGCTCTACGACTTCTGCCCGATCACGGACGGGTCGGCGGCGCTCATGTTCTGTCCGGAGTCCGTCGCCCGCGAGTACACCGACGAGTACGCGGTCGTCTCGGGCATCGGCGGTGCGACCGACACCCACGTCGTCCACGAGCGCGCGGACCCGACGACGATGGGCGGGGTCGTCCACTCCTCGGAGCAGGCCTACGAGATGGCGGAACTGGGCCCCGACGACGTCGACGTCGCGGAACTCCACGATATGTTCACGATCCTGGAGTTCCTCCAGTCGGAGGATCTCGGTTTCTTCGAGAAGGGCGAGGGCTGGAAAGCGGTCGAGGAGGGCGTCACCGATCGCGACGGCGAGTTGCCGATCAACACCTCCGGCGGGCTCAAGTCGAAGGGCCACCCGCTCGGAGCGTCCGGCGTGGCACAGGTCTACGAAATCTACACGCAGGTCGTCGGCGACGCAGGACCGCGGCAGGTCGAGGCCGAGACGGCACTCGCCTGCAACGTCGGCGGGTTCGGAAACTGCGTGACGACGACGATCCTGGAGGGTCGAACATGA
- a CDS encoding SelT/SelW/SelH family protein has protein sequence MSAIEIEYCVPCGFLNRAEEIQHALLEQFGDRLDRVALVTGDHGVLTVAVDGDVVWDKAEDEYDVDGITRRVREEI, from the coding sequence ATGTCCGCCATCGAAATCGAGTACTGCGTCCCCTGCGGCTTTCTGAACCGTGCCGAGGAGATCCAGCACGCGCTGCTCGAACAGTTCGGCGACCGACTGGACCGCGTCGCGCTGGTGACCGGCGACCACGGCGTCCTGACGGTCGCCGTCGACGGCGACGTCGTCTGGGACAAAGCCGAGGACGAGTACGACGTCGATGGAATCACGCGGCGGGTTCGCGAGGAGATCTGA
- a CDS encoding phospholipase D-like domain-containing protein: protein MPADRLTERAAAGRARRTDRAAPPRSHRVAVLACLVLVVSVTALGGVSVAGAVEGSGSAVGAATEAAGSSGPDSGPRIVAVFPDPVAEGDAGEYVVVDAAGASNLTLSDGESTVSVPPDGVVALSETPNATRRLVDVPVAEAGLYLSNGGEELILRRGDRVLDRLEYDRAAAGERLNATSGRWTPRGLSPRPVVATGPATATAFTLPDAPDVPIETLEDADERILLAGYTFSSARVADALLAAADRGVRVRVLLEGGPVGGMTTAQREQLDRLVAGGVEVRVIDGPHARFAFHHPKYAVADDDALVLTENWKPSGTGGRDSRGWGVRVHSGGTADELAAVFAHDADGIDAVPWRRHRANSSFVEASPATGSFDSRFQPESVAVTDVRVLTAPGNAGGAVRGSIEDADHRIDVLSPRLDAEGAYFAALVAAAERGVRVRILLSNAWYDEESNRAVVERATRLGERGVPIEARIARPGGRFGKVHAKGAVVDGETVLVGSLNWNAHATTENREVVLALDGSEPAAYYGETFAADWERAAGDAGGGTDWKTKTTLALGALSGVALAGLALRRTVRFE from the coding sequence GTGCCAGCCGACCGACTGACCGAGCGCGCCGCTGCCGGCCGAGCGCGTCGAACGGACCGCGCCGCCCCGCCCCGGAGCCACCGCGTCGCCGTCCTCGCCTGTCTCGTTCTGGTCGTGAGCGTCACCGCGCTCGGGGGCGTGTCGGTCGCGGGGGCGGTCGAGGGAAGCGGTTCCGCAGTCGGTGCGGCGACGGAGGCTGCGGGCTCGTCCGGTCCCGACTCGGGCCCGCGGATCGTCGCCGTGTTCCCGGATCCCGTGGCCGAGGGCGACGCCGGCGAGTACGTCGTCGTCGACGCCGCAGGCGCGTCGAACCTGACGCTTTCGGACGGCGAATCGACCGTCTCCGTCCCCCCGGACGGCGTCGTCGCACTCTCGGAAACGCCGAACGCGACGCGGCGACTCGTCGACGTCCCGGTTGCCGAGGCCGGGCTCTACCTCTCGAACGGTGGCGAGGAACTGATACTCCGCCGGGGGGACCGCGTCCTCGACCGGCTGGAATACGACCGCGCGGCGGCGGGCGAGCGACTGAACGCGACGAGCGGCCGGTGGACGCCCAGAGGCCTCTCCCCGCGTCCGGTCGTCGCGACCGGACCCGCGACCGCGACGGCGTTCACGCTTCCGGACGCCCCCGACGTGCCGATCGAGACGCTCGAAGACGCCGACGAGCGGATCCTCCTCGCGGGCTACACGTTCTCCTCCGCACGCGTCGCCGACGCGCTGCTCGCCGCCGCCGACCGCGGCGTTCGCGTCCGGGTGCTGCTGGAGGGCGGGCCGGTCGGCGGGATGACGACCGCACAGCGCGAGCAGCTCGATCGCCTCGTCGCCGGCGGCGTCGAGGTCCGCGTGATCGACGGCCCGCACGCCCGGTTCGCCTTTCACCATCCGAAATACGCCGTCGCCGACGACGACGCGCTCGTGCTGACCGAAAACTGGAAGCCGTCCGGAACCGGCGGACGCGACAGCCGCGGCTGGGGCGTTCGGGTCCACTCCGGGGGAACTGCGGACGAACTCGCCGCCGTGTTCGCACACGACGCCGACGGCATCGACGCGGTCCCGTGGCGCCGCCATCGGGCGAACTCGTCGTTCGTCGAGGCGTCGCCGGCGACGGGGTCGTTCGATTCGCGGTTCCAGCCGGAGTCCGTTGCCGTCACCGACGTTCGGGTGCTGACTGCACCGGGAAACGCCGGCGGCGCGGTTCGGGGATCGATCGAGGACGCGGACCACCGGATCGACGTGCTCTCGCCGCGGCTCGACGCGGAAGGGGCGTACTTCGCCGCGCTCGTCGCCGCCGCCGAGCGCGGCGTCCGCGTTCGGATCCTGCTGTCGAACGCGTGGTACGACGAGGAGTCGAACCGGGCGGTCGTCGAGCGGGCGACCCGGCTCGGTGAGCGCGGCGTACCGATCGAGGCGCGGATCGCCCGACCCGGCGGTCGCTTCGGCAAGGTCCACGCGAAGGGGGCCGTCGTCGACGGAGAGACGGTACTCGTCGGCAGCCTCAACTGGAACGCGCACGCGACGACCGAGAACAGGGAGGTCGTCCTCGCCCTCGACGGGTCGGAGCCAGCGGCCTACTACGGTGAGACGTTCGCGGCCGACTGGGAGCGGGCGGCCGGCGACGCCGGCGGCGGAACGGACTGGAAGACGAAAACGACGCTAGCGCTCGGGGCGCTCTCGGGCGTCGCGCTCGCGGGGTTGGCACTCCGGCGGACGGTGCGATTCGAGTGA
- a CDS encoding DUF7546 family protein, producing MAAASAASRFEIRDLLYGALVGNTLAALAVAYTLLAGISITQPRYALYGLLWVFVGVLVLWKTEPAPADDSTRRRAAAVALVYFVALAVAGGVVVTAMRPGAGEFGVRLATLAPGWGPAPVFSSPWAALVLMPARVVGYAALAYLVYATVIDAAGAAVSGLVGLLSCVSCSWPILASLLSGVVGGGSAVVAATFDFSYDISTVVFLLTVALLYWRPFVGGHFDGQKE from the coding sequence ATGGCCGCCGCGAGCGCCGCGTCTCGATTCGAGATTCGGGACCTCCTCTACGGCGCGCTCGTCGGCAACACGCTCGCCGCGCTCGCCGTGGCGTACACCCTGCTGGCGGGCATCTCGATTACGCAGCCGCGGTACGCGCTCTACGGCCTCCTCTGGGTCTTCGTCGGCGTGCTCGTGCTGTGGAAGACCGAACCGGCCCCCGCGGACGATTCGACGCGCCGCCGGGCGGCCGCGGTCGCCCTCGTCTACTTCGTCGCGCTCGCGGTCGCCGGCGGCGTCGTCGTCACCGCGATGCGACCCGGGGCGGGCGAGTTCGGCGTCCGCCTGGCGACGCTCGCGCCCGGATGGGGGCCGGCGCCAGTCTTCTCGTCGCCGTGGGCCGCCCTGGTGCTGATGCCCGCTCGCGTCGTCGGCTACGCCGCGCTGGCGTATCTCGTGTACGCGACCGTGATCGACGCCGCCGGCGCGGCCGTCTCGGGACTCGTCGGACTGCTCTCCTGCGTCTCCTGCTCGTGGCCGATCCTCGCGTCGCTCCTGTCGGGCGTCGTCGGCGGCGGCTCGGCCGTCGTCGCGGCGACGTTCGACTTCTCCTACGACATCTCGACGGTCGTGTTTCTCCTCACCGTCGCGCTCCTGTACTGGCGGCCCTTCGTCGGCGGTCACTTCGACGGTCAAAAAGAGTGA
- a CDS encoding OB-fold domain-containing protein, which yields MSDDRDEHDTENEPAMEASRYPDGSITYPGHPLGPGGQEPTGTVDLSEHVAEVVTWTTSTATPPGVRQPNTVAIVEFDVDGEPVRAIGQVTTDEVDVGDAVRPVYCEELRDPDAGIREPESQEWDGFRFEPVE from the coding sequence ATGAGCGACGATCGAGACGAGCACGACACCGAGAACGAACCGGCGATGGAGGCGTCCCGCTACCCCGACGGCAGCATCACCTACCCCGGCCACCCGCTCGGGCCCGGTGGTCAGGAACCGACCGGCACGGTCGACCTGAGCGAGCACGTCGCGGAGGTCGTCACCTGGACGACGTCGACCGCGACGCCGCCGGGCGTCCGCCAGCCGAACACCGTCGCCATCGTCGAGTTCGACGTCGACGGCGAACCGGTGCGGGCCATCGGCCAGGTGACGACCGACGAGGTCGACGTCGGCGACGCGGTTCGGCCGGTCTACTGCGAGGAGCTCCGCGACCCCGACGCGGGCATCCGCGAACCGGAGAGCCAGGAGTGGGACGGCTTCCGATTCGAGCCGGTCGAGTAG
- the coxB gene encoding cytochrome c oxidase subunit II — MRKTRLALVSLLTVLVAGLAADPVAAQTSASAELINGLNGKLLYIAIPITLLVEGILIYTIVKFRNNDDPSPTKENRRLEITWTIATAIILLFVGVASYGVLADENVAGPPQVEDAAGDPVVVHAEAYQWGWEMSYPENGNFTTGTEIVVPKDRPVVIEVTSRDVIHGFHVPDLALKVDAMPGQVNTIRTVPYEEGTYQGYCTEYCGVAHSQMYFTVEVVSQDEYQDWLDEQQSDE, encoded by the coding sequence ATGCGAAAGACGCGTTTGGCACTCGTTTCACTGCTCACGGTCCTGGTGGCGGGCCTCGCTGCGGACCCGGTCGCCGCACAGACGTCCGCCAGCGCGGAGCTCATCAACGGGCTGAACGGGAAACTGCTGTACATCGCGATCCCGATCACGCTGCTCGTCGAGGGCATCCTCATCTACACGATCGTAAAGTTCCGAAACAACGACGACCCGTCGCCGACGAAGGAGAACCGCCGTCTGGAAATCACGTGGACGATCGCGACGGCGATCATCCTGCTGTTCGTCGGCGTCGCCTCCTACGGCGTCCTCGCCGACGAGAACGTCGCCGGTCCGCCGCAGGTCGAGGACGCCGCCGGCGACCCGGTCGTGGTCCACGCCGAGGCGTACCAGTGGGGCTGGGAGATGTCGTACCCGGAGAACGGTAACTTCACCACGGGCACCGAGATCGTCGTGCCGAAGGACCGCCCGGTCGTCATCGAAGTGACCTCGCGGGACGTGATACACGGGTTCCACGTGCCAGACCTGGCGCTCAAAGTCGACGCGATGCCCGGCCAGGTGAACACGATTAGGACCGTTCCGTACGAGGAAGGGACCTATCAGGGCTACTGCACCGAGTACTGCGGTGTCGCCCACTCCCAGATGTACTTCACCGTCGAGGTCGTCTCCCAGGACGAGTACCAGGACTGGCTGGACGAACAGCAGAGCGACGAGTAA
- the cyoE gene encoding heme o synthase — translation MPSTPTHNRFHGLLAATAIGVYLLLLVGATTALTDAAASCAAWPACGDGWTTPTSTVGWLAVGHRLAAVAIGALGVAALVAGLRAGIERRVLGAMAIAGVLYPIQAALGAFVAIGGAGATLSAVHLTVGMAIFGSLVAALAWTLETETGDPNEEPVDSVDLDPPLEATYEPDLPSGGRERLLATAKAYVRLTKPRLMWLLCLVAAAGMALAATTTGGLTVGVVLATLGGGVLSIGASGTFNHVFERDIDRRMQRTSDRPLATDLVPVRNALAFGLLLAAGSIALFAWVNALAAVLGVAAIVFYSVVYTLLLKPNTVQNTVIGGAAGALPALIGWVAVAGEVGLGGLALAAIIFLWTPAHFYNLALAYKDDYERGGFPMMPVVRGETETRKHVLWYLAATLVAAGALASMNALGLLYALTSVVFGGLFLYFAVRLHYEQTESAAFRSFHASNAYLGALLLAVVVDALVV, via the coding sequence GTGCCGTCGACACCAACACACAACCGGTTTCACGGCCTGCTCGCCGCGACGGCCATCGGCGTCTATCTCCTGCTCCTCGTGGGGGCGACGACGGCCCTGACCGACGCGGCGGCGTCGTGTGCCGCCTGGCCGGCCTGCGGCGACGGGTGGACGACGCCGACGTCGACCGTCGGGTGGCTCGCCGTCGGACACCGTCTCGCGGCGGTCGCCATCGGCGCGCTCGGCGTCGCGGCGCTCGTCGCCGGCTTGCGCGCGGGGATCGAGCGGCGCGTGCTCGGCGCGATGGCGATCGCGGGCGTCCTGTACCCGATCCAGGCGGCCCTCGGGGCCTTCGTCGCGATCGGCGGCGCGGGCGCGACCCTCTCGGCGGTCCACCTGACGGTCGGGATGGCGATCTTCGGCTCGCTGGTCGCCGCGCTCGCCTGGACGTTGGAGACCGAAACCGGCGACCCGAACGAGGAACCCGTCGACAGCGTCGACCTCGACCCGCCGCTGGAGGCGACGTACGAACCGGACCTCCCGAGCGGCGGCCGGGAGCGACTGCTCGCGACCGCGAAGGCGTACGTCAGGCTGACAAAGCCGCGACTGATGTGGCTGCTCTGTCTCGTCGCGGCCGCCGGGATGGCGCTCGCGGCGACGACCACCGGCGGCCTGACCGTCGGCGTCGTGCTCGCGACGCTCGGCGGCGGCGTGCTCTCGATCGGCGCGTCGGGGACGTTCAACCACGTCTTCGAGCGCGACATCGATAGGCGGATGCAGCGGACGAGCGACCGGCCGCTGGCGACCGACCTCGTCCCCGTCCGCAACGCGCTCGCGTTCGGCCTCCTCTTGGCCGCCGGATCGATCGCGCTGTTCGCGTGGGTGAACGCGCTCGCGGCCGTCTTGGGCGTCGCAGCGATCGTGTTCTACAGCGTCGTGTACACGCTGCTCCTGAAGCCGAACACCGTCCAGAACACCGTCATCGGCGGGGCGGCGGGGGCGCTCCCGGCGCTCATCGGCTGGGTCGCCGTCGCCGGCGAGGTCGGACTCGGGGGGCTCGCGCTCGCGGCGATCATCTTCCTGTGGACCCCGGCGCACTTCTACAACCTCGCGCTGGCGTACAAGGACGACTACGAGCGCGGCGGCTTCCCGATGATGCCCGTCGTCCGCGGCGAGACCGAGACGCGAAAGCACGTGCTGTGGTATCTCGCCGCGACGCTCGTCGCCGCCGGCGCGCTGGCGTCGATGAACGCGCTGGGGCTGCTCTACGCGCTCACGAGCGTCGTCTTCGGCGGCCTCTTCCTCTACTTCGCCGTCCGCCTCCACTACGAACAGACCGAGTCCGCGGCGTTCCGCTCGTTCCACGCCTCGAACGCGTACCTCGGCGCGCTGCTTCTGGCCGTCGTCGTCGACGCGCTGGTGGTCTGA
- a CDS encoding DHH family phosphoesterase: MTADNAGDSGGESAPNSEGDSRPIVYDLAPNCTSEDIEAGANYHAVVNGVVEYGIFVDISDEVSGLVHESNLDRSYEVGDRLTVTLEEVKENGDIAFDVFRESTYQTVVVDHEPDLTPIAGLEAGDSVHVEGQVAQIKQTGGPTLFRVADETGIVSAAAFREAGVRAFPAVDLDDVVRIGGNVESHDGSIQIEVESLTRLDGEAEAEARERLDAAFEDRAAPASVDPLVDWPAFEKLRDDLRDVARLLRRTVLEGRPIRVRHHADGDGMCASVPVQLALEHFIESVHDDEDAPRHLIKRLPSKAPFYEMEDVTRDLNFALEGRARHGQRLPLLLMLDNGSTEEDVPAYENLAHYDMPIAVVDHHHPDPDAVDDLLDAHVNPYLYDEDYRITTGMMCVELARMIDPDLTDELRHVPAVAGLADRSKADAMTEFISLAEAEGYDRERLLDVGEALDYAAHWLRYNDGQSLVNDVLNVGCDDEARHDELVDFLATRAERDVDQQMDAAASHLEHERLESGAHLYTVDLDEWAHRFTYPAPGKTTGKLHDRKVKAHGEPVITIGYGPDFAVLRSDGVRLDIPRMVAELNEEVVGGGVSGGGHLVVGSIKFVKGMREAVIDSLVEKMADAELDEELSSQAVVDTEL, from the coding sequence ATGACCGCCGACAACGCCGGGGATTCCGGCGGCGAGTCCGCTCCGAATTCGGAGGGCGACTCGCGACCTATCGTCTACGATCTCGCACCGAACTGCACGTCCGAAGACATCGAGGCCGGCGCCAACTACCACGCCGTCGTCAACGGCGTCGTCGAGTACGGCATCTTCGTCGACATCTCCGACGAGGTGTCGGGGCTGGTCCACGAATCGAACCTCGATCGATCCTACGAGGTGGGCGACCGACTGACCGTGACGCTCGAAGAGGTCAAGGAGAACGGCGACATCGCCTTCGACGTCTTCCGGGAGTCGACGTACCAGACGGTCGTCGTCGACCACGAACCGGACCTGACGCCCATCGCGGGACTGGAGGCCGGCGATTCGGTCCACGTCGAGGGACAGGTCGCCCAGATCAAACAGACCGGCGGCCCGACGCTGTTCCGGGTGGCCGACGAAACCGGGATCGTCTCCGCGGCGGCGTTCCGCGAGGCGGGCGTCCGCGCGTTCCCCGCGGTCGACCTCGACGACGTCGTCCGGATCGGCGGCAACGTCGAATCGCACGACGGATCGATCCAGATCGAGGTCGAGTCGCTGACCCGTCTCGACGGGGAGGCCGAGGCCGAGGCACGGGAGCGTCTCGACGCCGCCTTCGAGGACCGCGCGGCCCCGGCGAGCGTCGATCCGCTCGTCGACTGGCCGGCGTTCGAGAAGCTCCGCGATGACCTCCGCGACGTCGCCCGACTGCTGCGCCGGACGGTGCTCGAAGGACGGCCGATCCGGGTGCGACACCACGCCGACGGCGACGGGATGTGCGCGTCGGTGCCGGTCCAGTTGGCCCTCGAGCACTTCATCGAGTCCGTCCACGACGACGAGGACGCCCCTCGGCACCTCATCAAGCGCCTCCCGTCGAAGGCCCCGTTCTACGAGATGGAGGACGTCACGCGCGACCTCAACTTCGCCCTCGAAGGCCGCGCTCGACACGGACAGCGCCTCCCGCTGCTCCTGATGCTGGACAACGGCTCGACCGAGGAGGACGTCCCGGCCTACGAGAACCTCGCGCACTACGATATGCCCATCGCCGTCGTCGACCACCACCATCCAGACCCCGACGCCGTCGACGATCTGCTGGACGCGCACGTCAACCCGTACCTCTACGACGAGGACTACCGGATCACGACCGGGATGATGTGCGTCGAACTCGCGCGGATGATCGATCCAGACCTGACCGACGAACTGCGGCACGTCCCCGCGGTCGCCGGACTCGCGGACCGCTCGAAGGCCGACGCGATGACGGAGTTCATCTCGCTGGCCGAAGCGGAGGGCTACGACCGCGAGCGCCTGCTCGACGTCGGCGAGGCGCTCGACTACGCGGCCCACTGGCTGCGCTACAACGACGGCCAGTCGCTCGTCAACGACGTCCTGAACGTCGGCTGCGACGACGAAGCGCGCCACGACGAGCTGGTGGACTTCCTCGCGACGCGCGCCGAGCGCGACGTCGACCAGCAGATGGACGCCGCCGCCTCCCACCTCGAACACGAGCGATTGGAGTCGGGCGCGCACCTCTACACGGTCGACCTCGACGAGTGGGCCCACCGCTTCACCTACCCCGCGCCGGGGAAGACGACCGGGAAGCTCCACGACCGGAAGGTGAAAGCACACGGCGAGCCGGTGATCACGATCGGCTACGGCCCCGACTTCGCCGTGCTCCGCTCGGACGGCGTCCGGCTCGACATCCCGCGGATGGTCGCCGAACTGAACGAGGAGGTCGTCGGCGGCGGCGTCTCCGGCGGCGGCCACCTCGTCGTCGGCTCGATCAAGTTCGTCAAGGGGATGCGCGAGGCGGTCATCGACAGCCTCGTCGAGAAGATGGCCGACGCCGAACTCGACGAGGAACTCTCCTCGCAGGCGGTCGTCGACACCGAACTCTGA
- a CDS encoding adenylyltransferase/cytidyltransferase family protein yields MTRRVVAQGTFDIIHPGHIHYLSEAAAMGEELHVIVARRENVTHKEPPVLPDRQRRDVIDALEVVSEAHLGHTEDIFVPIERIDPDVIVLGHDQHHDADAIRDALAGRGIDCAVERASGREPRYEDELLSTGRIVDRILALRASETDDVDAV; encoded by the coding sequence GTGACGCGTCGGGTCGTCGCACAGGGGACGTTCGACATCATCCACCCGGGTCACATCCACTACCTCTCGGAGGCGGCCGCGATGGGCGAGGAACTGCACGTCATCGTCGCCCGTCGGGAGAACGTCACGCACAAGGAACCGCCGGTGCTGCCGGACCGACAGCGACGGGACGTCATCGACGCCCTCGAAGTCGTGAGCGAAGCGCACCTCGGCCACACCGAGGACATCTTCGTCCCGATCGAACGGATCGACCCCGACGTGATCGTCCTCGGCCACGACCAGCACCACGACGCGGACGCCATCCGCGACGCGCTCGCGGGGCGCGGCATCGACTGTGCGGTGGAGCGCGCGTCCGGCCGGGAGCCCCGGTACGAAGACGAACTGCTCTCGACGGGACGGATCGTCGATCGGATTCTCGCGCTTCGGGCGTCCGAAACCGACGACGTCGACGCCGTCTGA
- a CDS encoding Mov34/MPN/PAD-1 family protein — translation MRLFRSSEVLGIAADALDFAREASRETHPDEYMGFLRGEDARRFDLDRSGTVITEVMIIPGTRSNPMSATVDNNMIPNDRRAVGSIHSHPNGVLRPSDADLDTFGQGEVHIILGHPYGPTDWKAFDQNGDVRDLDVLDVDLPDPEEFFDFTEADLDLDFSEEYREPGGRRR, via the coding sequence ATGCGACTCTTCCGGTCGAGTGAGGTGCTCGGCATCGCCGCCGACGCGCTCGACTTCGCACGGGAGGCCTCCCGGGAGACTCACCCCGACGAGTATATGGGATTCCTCCGCGGCGAGGACGCCCGCCGTTTCGATCTGGATCGATCCGGGACCGTGATCACTGAGGTGATGATCATCCCCGGGACGCGGTCGAATCCGATGAGCGCCACCGTCGACAACAACATGATCCCGAACGACCGCCGGGCGGTCGGGTCGATCCACTCGCATCCGAACGGCGTCCTCCGCCCCAGCGACGCCGACCTCGACACGTTCGGGCAGGGGGAGGTCCACATCATTCTCGGTCACCCCTACGGCCCGACCGACTGGAAGGCGTTCGACCAGAACGGCGACGTGCGCGACCTCGACGTGCTCGACGTCGACCTCCCCGACCCCGAGGAGTTCTTCGACTTCACCGAGGCGGATCTCGATCTCGACTTCTCCGAGGAGTACCGCGAACCCGGAGGGCGGCGACGGTGA
- a CDS encoding aldo/keto reductase, with product MSLDYRRLGSTGTKVSELCFGTWRFGRETDGVVETKKSEAHDLLDAFVERGGNFIDTANVYGDPSGRSESWIGDWLADRDRSEVVLASKVYFGFDPDNPNGSGLSRTHIRNQIEGTLDRLGTDYLDLYYIHRWDEETPIEETLATLDRLVEEGKVNYLGASTMASWQLTKALWKSDVHDWERFEVTQPLFHAGYYEDVKEYLDVCGDQDLAVCPYSPLAGGFLTGKYERADPDDPAQVIAPDGSRGSMDDQFDEYYLSERGWHVLDAVREVADEEDASPAQVALRWLMDYPDATVVPIVGARTVEQLDENLGAADVDLSTAQWDRIFEARYDEEGRRWGHRD from the coding sequence ATGAGCCTCGACTACCGACGACTCGGATCGACCGGAACCAAGGTCTCGGAACTCTGCTTCGGGACGTGGCGCTTCGGCCGCGAGACCGACGGCGTCGTCGAGACGAAGAAGAGCGAAGCCCACGACCTGCTCGACGCGTTCGTCGAGCGCGGCGGGAACTTCATCGACACCGCGAACGTCTACGGCGACCCGAGCGGCCGCAGCGAGTCGTGGATCGGCGACTGGCTCGCCGACCGCGACCGCTCGGAGGTCGTCCTCGCCTCGAAGGTGTACTTCGGCTTCGATCCCGACAACCCGAACGGGTCGGGCCTCTCTCGCACGCACATCAGGAACCAGATCGAGGGCACGCTCGACCGCCTCGGCACCGACTACCTCGACCTCTACTACATCCACCGCTGGGACGAGGAGACGCCGATCGAGGAGACGCTCGCGACGCTCGACCGACTCGTCGAGGAGGGGAAAGTGAACTACCTCGGGGCGTCGACGATGGCGTCCTGGCAGCTCACGAAGGCGCTGTGGAAGTCCGACGTCCACGACTGGGAGCGCTTCGAGGTCACCCAGCCGCTGTTTCACGCGGGCTACTACGAGGACGTGAAGGAGTACCTGGACGTCTGCGGCGACCAGGACCTCGCGGTCTGTCCGTACTCGCCGCTGGCCGGCGGCTTCCTCACGGGCAAGTACGAGCGCGCCGACCCCGACGACCCGGCGCAGGTGATCGCCCCCGACGGCTCTCGCGGCTCGATGGACGACCAGTTCGACGAGTACTACCTCTCCGAGCGAGGGTGGCACGTCCTCGACGCGGTCAGGGAAGTCGCCGACGAGGAGGACGCCTCACCCGCACAGGTCGCGCTCCGCTGGCTGATGGACTACCCGGACGCGACCGTCGTCCCCATCGTCGGCGCGCGGACGGTCGAACAACTCGACGAGAACCTCGGCGCGGCCGACGTGGACCTCTCCACCGCCCAGTGGGACCGCATCTTCGAGGCCCGCTACGACGAGGAGGGCCGTCGCTGGGGCCATCGCGACTGA
- a CDS encoding DUF7548 family protein, with translation MNVDLDAVAPRLGAIVCLLLAGVVFAPALLISVPGAGVADYYASGPIGVSIVGVLALLNVVVFLAAAQERSDPATLAGVALVSALAMVLFSLVWALSIDPTLLFSFPSEYAWIENHRWIVVTGSAFVAIAAGSFARSRVA, from the coding sequence ATGAACGTGGATCTGGACGCTGTCGCGCCGAGGCTGGGTGCTATCGTCTGTCTGCTCCTCGCCGGGGTCGTGTTCGCGCCGGCCCTCCTGATCTCGGTCCCGGGCGCGGGCGTCGCGGACTACTACGCCTCCGGACCGATCGGCGTCTCGATCGTGGGCGTGCTCGCCCTCCTCAACGTCGTCGTCTTCCTCGCGGCCGCCCAGGAGCGGTCGGATCCGGCGACGCTCGCCGGCGTCGCCCTGGTGTCGGCGCTCGCGATGGTCCTGTTCTCGCTCGTGTGGGCGCTCTCGATCGACCCGACGCTGCTCTTCAGCTTCCCGTCGGAGTACGCCTGGATCGAGAACCACCGCTGGATCGTCGTCACCGGGTCGGCGTTCGTCGCCATCGCCGCCGGGAGCTTCGCGCGATCGCGCGTGGCGTAA